The Girardinichthys multiradiatus isolate DD_20200921_A chromosome 24, DD_fGirMul_XY1, whole genome shotgun sequence genome has a window encoding:
- the LOC124861510 gene encoding NACHT, LRR and PYD domains-containing protein 12-like: MDQCEDREDRVPPSKTTLCGEHEDQSKVQRKRSEPEPGPEPSCVSLKSNRSKDDGINFKSAQRSAANRIQQTLKPEPEPEPSCVSFKSDDSKSLGIDFKSDQPPAAKRVDQQNSEVPSGPSAQQHQTQLDSIFMLLEDNIVTFVKNELKKIQKVLSPDYPECLESQWEDEEVLEGQDEEQRRSNREAFVKITLNFLKKMKQEELAERLQSRRFSSVCQRKLKSGLNKRFQCVFEGIAKAGSPTLLNQIYTELYITEGGTGEVNDEHEVRHIETASRKPHRPETTIRQEDIIKVPPGRDQPIRTVMTKGVGGIGKTVLTQKFTLDWAEDKAHQNIQFIFPFTFRELNVLKEKKFSLVDLVHHFFTETKEICSFEHFQVLFIFDGLDESRLPLDFHNKEILTDVTESTSVDVLLTNLIRGKLLPSALLWITTRPAAANQIPPECVGMVTEVRGFTDPQKEEYFRKRFRDEEQASRIISHMKTSRSLHIMCHIPVFCWITATVLEDVLESREGGELPSTLTEMFIHFLVVQTKVKKVKYDGGSETDPHWSPESRKMIESLGKLAFDQLQKGNLIFYESDLTECGIDIRAASVYSGVFTQIFREERGMYQNKVFCFVHLSVQEFLAALHVHLTFMNDGVNLMVEKKNISALSKLSKKPNLKILHQRAVNKALQSPNGHMDLFLRFLLGLSVETNQTLLQGLLTKTGSSSQTNEGTVQYIKKKFKQNLSAEKSINLFHCLNELNDRSLVQEIQQSLSSGSLSTDKLSPAQWSALVFILLSSGEDLDVFDLEKYSASEEALLRLLPVVKASNKVLLKNCNLSERSCEVLASVLSSQSSNLREMDLSNNKLQDSGVEMLSSGLKSPNCKLETLRLKNCNLSKRSCEVLASVLSSQSSNLREMDLSNNKLQDSGVELLSSGLKSPNCKLETLRLKNCNLSERSYEVLASVLSSQSSNLREMDLSNNKLQDSGVELLSSGLKSPNCKLETLRLRSCNLSGRTCEVLSSVLSSQSCCLREVDLQNNNLQDSEEKLPSGSDCTLEIIREPAGVRWLKPGLRKYSCQLTIDTNTVNRNLQLSEDNRKVTHVEELQSYPDHPDRFDYWPQLLCRDGLTGRCYWEVEWRGDVFISVSYRRIRRKGDRNYSWFGWNNQSWSQSCSDDGYTVWHNNRETFIPSSSSSSSISNRVAVYVDCPAGILSFYRVSSDSVIHLHTINTTFTEPLYPGFWIGPGSSVFLC, encoded by the exons ATGGATCAGTGTGAGGACAGAGAGGACAGAGTCCCTCCCTCTAAAACCACTCTGTGTGGAGAACATGAGGACCAGAGCAAAGTTCAGAG GAAacgatcagaaccagaacctggacctgaacccagCTGTGTGTCCTTAAAGAGCAACAGGTCAAAGGATGATGGTATTAATTTTAAATCAGCTCAACGTTCAGCTGCAAACAG GATCCAACAGACCCtcaaaccagaaccagaaccagaacccagcTGTGTGTCCTTCAAGAGCGATGATTCAAAGAGTCTTGGTATTGATTTTAAATCAGATCAACCTCCAGCTGCAAAGAG AGTGGACCAGCAGAACTCAGAGGTTCCCAGTGGTCCATCTGCCCAGCAGCATCAAACACAGCTGGACTCCATATTTATG CTGCTTGAGGACAACATTGTTACTTTTGTGAAGAACGAGCTGAAGAAGATCCAGAAGGTTCTGAGTCCAGATTACCCAGAATGCTTAGAGAGTCAGTGGGAGGATGAGGAGGTGTTGGAAGGTCAGGATGAGGAGCAGAGGAGGAGCAACAGAGAGGCTTTTGTGAAGATCACACTGAACTTCCTGAAGAAGATGAAGCAGGAGGAGCTGGCTGAACGTCTGCAGAGCA GACGTTTTTCCTCAGTTTGTCAACGTAAACTTAAATCTGGTCTGAACAAGAGGTTCCAGTGTGTGTTTGAGGGGATCGCTAAAGCAGGAAGTCCAACCCTTCTGAACCAGATCTACACAGAGCTTTACATCACAGAGGGAGGGACTGGAGAGGTCAATGATGAACATGAGGTCAGACACATTGAAACAGCATCCAGGAAACCACACAGACCAGAAACAACCATCAGACAAGAAGACATCATTAAAGTCCCACCTGGAAgagatcaaccaatcagaacagTGATGACAAAGGGAGTGGGTGGCATTGGGAAAACAGTCTTAACCCAGAAGTTCACTCTGGACTGGGCTGAAGACAAAGCCCACCAGAACATCCAGTTCATATTTCCATTCACCTTCAGAGAGCTGAATGtgctgaaagagaaaaagttcagcttggtggaccttgttcatcacttctttactgaaaccAAAGAAATCTGCAGCTTTGAACACTTCCAGGTTCTGTTCATCTTTGATGGTCTGGATGAGAGTCGACTTCCTCTGGATTTCCACAACAAGGAGATCCTGACTGACGTTACAGAGTCCACCTCAGTGGATGTTCTGCTGACAAACCTCATCAGGGGGAAACTGCTTCCCTCTGCTCTCCTCTGGATAACCACACGAcctgcagcagccaatcagatccCTCCTGAGTGTGTTGGCATGgtgacagaggtcagagggttcACTGACCCACAGAAGGAGGAGTACTTCAGGAAGAGATTCAGAGATGAGGAGCAGGCCAGCAGGATCATCTCCCACATGAAGACATCAAGAAGCCTCCACATCATGTGCCACATCCCAGTCTTCTGCTGGATCACTGCTACGGTTCTGGAGGATGTGTTGGAGTCCAGAGAGGGAGGAGAGCTGCCCAGCACCCTGACTGAGATGTTCATCCACTTCCTGGTGGTTCAGACCAAAGTGAAGAAGGTCAAGTATGATGGAGGATCTGAGACAGATCCACACTGGAGTCCAGAGAGCAGGAAGATGATTGAGTCTCTGGGAAAACTGGCTTTTGATCAGCTGCAGAAAGGAAACCTGATCTTCTATGAATCAGACCTGACAGAGTGTGGCATCGATATCAGAGCAGCCTCAGTGTACTCAGGAGTGTTCACACAGATCTTTAGAGAGGAGAGAGGGATGTACCAGAACAAGGTGTTCTGCTTCGTCCATCTGAGTGTTCAGGAGTTTCTGGCTGCTCTTCATGTCCATCTGACCTTCATGAATGATGGAGTTAATCTGAtggtagaaaaaaagaacatttctgctttgtctAAATTATCTAAGAAACCAAATCTAAAAATTCTCCATCAGAGAGCTGTGAACAAGGCCTTACAGAGTCCAAATGGACACATGGACTTGTTCCTCCGCTTCCTCCTGGGTCTTTCAGTGGAGACCAATCAGACTCTCCTACAAGGTTTGCTGACAAAGACAGGAAGTAGCTCACAGACCAATGAGGGAACAGTTCAGTACATCAAGAAGAAGTTCAAACAGAATCTGTCTGCAGAGAAAAGCATCAACCTGTTCCACtgtctgaatgaactgaatgatCGTTCTCTGGTCCAGGAGATCCAACAGTCTCTGAGTTCAGGAAGTCTCTCCACAGATAAACTGTCTCCTGCTCAGTGGTCAGCTCTGGTCTTCATCTTACTGTCATCAGGAGAAGATCTGGATGTGTTTGACCTGGAGAAATACTCTGCTTCAGAGGAGGCTCTTCTCAGGCTGCTGCCAGTGGTCAAAGCTTCAAACAAAGTTCT ATTGAAGAACTGTAACCTCTCAGAGAGAAGCTGTGAAGTTCTGGCCTCAGTTCTCAGCTCCCAATCCTCTAATCTGAGAGAGATGGACCTGAGTAACAACAAGCTGCAGGATTCTGGAGTGGAGATGCTATCTTCTGGACTGAAGAGTCCAAACTGCAAACTGGAAACTCTCAG ATTGAAGAACTGTAACCTCTCAAAGAGAAGCTGTGAAGTTCTGGCCTCAGTTCTCAGCTCCCAGTCCTCTAATCTGAGAGAGATGGACCTGAGTAACAACAAGCTGCAGGATTCTGGAGTGGAGCTGCTGTCTTCTGGACTGAAGAGTCCAAACTGTAAACTGGAAACTCTCAG ATTGAAGAACTGTAATCTCTCAGAGAGAAGCTATGAAGTTCTGGCCTCAGTTCTCAGCTCCCAGTCCTCTAATCTGAGAGAGATGGACCTGAGTAACAACAAGCTGCAGGATTCTGGAGTGGAGCTGCTGTCTTCTGGACTGAAGAGTCCAAACTGTAAACTGGAAACTCTCAG ACTTAGATCCTGTAACCTCTCAGGGAGAACTTGTGAAGTTCTGTCATCAGTTCTTAGCTCCCAGTCCTGCTGTCTGAGAGAAGTTgacctgcagaacaacaacctaCAAGATTCAGAGGAGAAGTTGCCATCTGGTTCAGACTGTACACTGGAAATAATTAG gGAGCCTGCTGGAGTCCGATGGTTGAAACCAGGTCTGAGGAAGT ATTCCTGTCAGCTCACAATCGACACAAACACAGTGAACAGAAACCTCCAACTGTCTGAAGACAACAGGAAGGTGACACATGTGGAGGAGCTTCAGTCATATCCTGATCATCCAGACAGATTTGATTACTGGCCTCAGCTGCTGTGTAGGGATGGTCTGACTGGTCGCTGTTACTGGGAGGTTGAGTGGAGAGGAGATGTTTTTATATCAGTGAGTTACAGAAGAATCAGGAGGAAAGGAGACAGAAATTACTCTTGGTTTGGATGGAATAATCAGTCCTGGAGTCAGAGCTGCTCTGATGATGGTTACACTGTCTGGCACAATAACAGAGAAACATTtatcccctcctcctcctcctcctcctccatctctaaCAGAGTAGCAGTGTATGTGGACTGTCCTGCTGGCATTCTGTCCTTCTACAGAGTCTCCTCTGACTCAGTGATCCACCTCCACAccatcaacaccacattcacTGAACCTCTTTATCCTGGATTCTGGATCGGTCCTGGTtcctcagtgtttctgtgttga